TGAAGACAGCACAGCcaaatgtgtttatatattACATAGAAGTgcttattaataaaataaaggtgCATCCAGGACCACTTACAAGTTTGAGCTATCATCATAAAGCTTTActgatattattttaaatgaaagtttgtAAATAAGATGATAGGAAGGAAAGGTaacaaaagtaacaaaaaggaaaattaagagtAGAAAGACACAGATACAGAGGGTATAAACTCCTGGAAAATCATAAACATTTGAGGGATGCTGACTGCAAAAGATTCTGGCTGTGAGCAATAACATTGGAAAGTATCTGGAGCAAATACGTGAGCTAATTCCAGGTATGACTTTTACTCTCTTTTGTCATaactttttctttacagtatttCAGAGCATGCACTTGAAAGTCTTTCTGGAGttttcatattaaataaataagcagaatTATCTGCCTGTCACTAACTAGTGGTAAATGGTATTTGCTGTGACAAGTGAACAGCAAAACATCACAAGGCCACATACTCAAAGGACATTCAGCTAGTCCTGTTCAGGCACCTGATTTCTCTTGCTGGGGTTTCATGTTTAGTGCCAGTGCTGTTTCAACTAGATTGCGCAGCCCTTGCCCATCTCTCCCACTTCTCCCCTATTATGCCAGCACACCTGTTTATGTGGCTGTGTGGTCAACTAAATCGGGAAAgtaatcagatttaaaaaaaaaaaaccaaaaaaactgaGGGTGGGTTATTTTCGCTACATGAGCTCTTGATCATGTTCACAGTGTAGCTGTGCTAGCATAGAAAATGCACGTGGGGGCAGGAAAAATGGCCAGAGATACGGGCtcttcaggctgctgctgctgctgttgctaaaGATGTGGATGTAGAGCAAGTGACTCAGTGGGAGTACAGGCACCTGAACACCTTTGTGACTCTCATCTCAGAGCTCCTAAAAGCCTAGATAATAAAACACTTGCTTAAGAACAGCTTGAATATTGCACTCACTTATTGGTGGTCAGGTCAAAAGCTTCAACAGATGCGGTAAGGCCTTCTTCAGTGACACCACCTGCAATGACAATCTTGCCCTTATGGATAGCCGTTCCAAACATCGAGCGAGCCACTTTCATTGGAGCCAGGTCTCTCCAATCTCCTTTCTTGGGATTGTACACAAACAGTCTATTAGTGCATTtcctggggaggaaaaagagaaccTGTGATCATTTCTAATGAACTTTTGGCTTGTTCCAAGTGAGACCTAGTTGAGGTGGATTGTGTGGGTTTATGTATAACACCTCTTTCCTCTCCATGAGATCCTTTCTTGTATCTAATCTGGGAATCTGCATGTCTACAAAGCACTAATCACATCCATAGAACTAAATCATATGTTAAATGCTGCTTACACAGGGCAGCAATTTCACTGTACCTGACAGGAGAAAGACAACATCCTTTCCCAGCGTGTTCTATTCAGATGGGTTTGTGGAGGAATGTATGACAAAGGttataaaagaaagattatGCTGCTCTTTTGGCTGATTTGACAAGCTTGGATCTTAGATGTGataactttgatttttgtaatGATATACCCATTAAGGTATAACAGGCATCACAGGTCAGCAAATTGGAAAAACTGACACAGTAATTCCATGACACCTAAGCATTTctatctggaaggaaaaaatactttcagtgaGGGTCTTCATAGCTATGTATTACTAATGTGTCTGCAATGTAGGTAAAATTTGCCTTGGAAATAAGTACAGTCATTAAAATAACTAGTTGAGATTACAATTCATATGCAATTTTACCTTACCATGAAGAAGATATCCTATATGCCAGAATGTGTTCCCCTCTGCCAAATTGTTAGCAACCTCAATCCAGAGATGTAAAAAAGGGAAACCCTGATTTCTGAGTGTGAGGACATATAATCTATAAAGGACCAAGCAAATAATGTTATAAATTGTCATGAAAAGACTTAGAGACTCACTTATCATCAGTTTTTCCACCAAGACAATATATCAATCCATTGTTTGAGATAGTAGCATGGCCATATACTTTGATGGGTAGTTTTTTGATCTCACCCCATTTCATTGCCCTGGAACAAGAAGAGTATCACCGTCAGGCTCTTTCAGCTAACAATGGGCTATTTACATGTCCTCAGTGGgcataattaaattttaaacatacaCAGGATCATAGCACAATACTGAATCTAGAGACTCCTCAGTGCGAAGGTCCTTGCCTGCAATTACATAGATCTTGTTGTCTGACTCTCCCAGCCCGAAGAGACACCTGGCTGACGGCAGTGGAGGAAGGGCAACCCACTCACCAGCGATGCTATCCAGCTGAAAGAGCATCAGAACAGGAAGCGTTAGGAAAGGCAAATAGTAAAAATCCACACAACGAGCATTGTTTCACAAAATTAATCTAATAGCACTCAGTGTCTCTCAACAGCTCCTCCGCTTGCCCGAACAGCCTACCCTTCCCTCAGTGCAGCTAATGAATGATGACTTCGACCCACCCATGCTTCATGGTGAATGCCACACAGCTCGCTCTGCATCTGCTCGCCCTCACTCATCCTCACAGAGTTTCTTTGCCTCTTTATTAAGCTCTTCTTCCTTGTTTAAAGGTCCCTCACTCTCTGGGTTCCCTAGCACATGTTGGAAAGAACAAGTTGTTGTTCTTCCTGCCTGAAGGGAGCAGACACTCTGCCATTCCACACCTATACATTTAGCTGGTCGTGCTCATCGCTACAATGAGAGATGCCAGACATCCTCACACTGTTCCTCTTAATGATCAGGAAATATCACAGAGCAAATGGCAcagttgtttcttctgcaaTCCCTAGAGCAAAAGAGGTGGTGCTTCATCACAAATACCCTCAAAAGCTCCTGAGATCTCTGAAGGCACAATGAATAACGACTTCACTCCTAAGCAAAAAAGGCAGGCAGTGCAGCTCCATTGGCAATAATATTGATGTCATCCCTACTGAAGTACTCCTGCGGCTGTCTCAATTCACATCCAGTATGCTGAAAACACctaaggagaagcagcaggaggacagaagaaaaaacaaacaaacaaaacaaaacagtattttcctacATCTGTGgtgcttaatttttgttttgatctgAGAACTTACAATTGAACCTGAATGCTctctaacattaaaaaaaaaaaatttctctcttctatTGCATAGAGATTTGCTTCACGAGGTACAGGAAGGGAAGGTAAAATGTGAGTTTGCATGAGTGTAAAGGCATTTGatggaaagcaagagaaagttCAGTCAAAGTAACCAGATCTGGGTTTAGCTCAGTGACATCCTTTTTCCAGAAGTATGTTCCACAGTCGAGGTCGCCATGCTAAAATGCCTCTCCCAAACTTGACAGACCACCCCTATTGGACAGGAAGTTTTATTGCAACAGTGGAATTTAGTTCATGGACATGGATTGCCCCAGTAGCTGGACCTGGGTGGCGTAATGAGGAGAAGATGTACCCATCACAGATCACAGCATGCTTAGTGAATCAGTCTTCAGGATGACTTATCTACTGATGATAGGGCATAAACCAGTCATGCATTTTTGAGCCAGTGGCAGCCTTGTTTTCTCCTGGGTTGCTAGCTACCAAATAAAATGGCAACAGGTGCTTCACTGGTGGAGAAAGGGAGATGAGTAAGTGAAAATTGGTTTGGCACCACATTAACATTTTAGAGGGAACAATAGCCACATGGGTAATGCAGACAAGTATTTTAACTATaggcagtagcagcagcaagCAAGCTTAAAGATGACAAGTGAGAGAGCAGGATTTCAGGAAATGGAGGTAGACATATAAAGTAGGATTCTGAAAACTTCATCAATTTTTAATATCAGTCTTGAGGTTTAGTTTTTCAGAGGCACCTTTCTAGTAGCCTGAGACTTAGACTATTCAATTCTGGATTATATACATTATGACATCAACACATCATTTCTATTAGaagaatatttctgtaacaAGCTTTGCACTTCAGTGATTAGTGTTTTACACCTACGTAAGGAAACGAAACAGTGCTAATCCCTCTCTAGCAAACTAAGGCTTCCCTCTCATAACAAATGCCTGAAGCCAACTCTCATTGTGTGTGAAATCAGTGAGCCATACTCCTATGAACacttaatatttgcattttttaatatctgaagGCTTTAAAATTCTATCCCTGCTTATCactctgctttatttcataTTGAAACCGGACCTACTTTCACTCTTTTAGGCCAATGTGCCTACAGACAGGACATGGCCAGCAGCATATTGCATAATTCATCATGAGGTAGTTTAAATATCCCCCAAAGCATGTAGCCAGGTAGctaaaaacacaacagaattAGTTTATGGTGCAAGCATGCCAAATTGTatttttgctaatttttctgaaacatgtTGTGGAAGTTACAGTTTGTATTAATCGGCCTTATATTTACACAGAtttacaaagagagaaaattacgCTCTCGGTTGAAACATGGTATTTAGTGTACTGACATTGACAGTTTGCCAAGAAAACAACCTTCTACCTCTAAATTACGTATTTTAGAATGCCTTTACGTTTTCAAGCGTAGATGTGACAAAAGGACTTCTGGAATTTTAGTGACAGAAGTGGCATTTAAAATATGCTCATTACTGctgtcataaaaatatttcagatgcaaaaaaagaaagctagaGCAGCTAAGCACTCAACTTTCATGGAAGTTAACAGAAATTCACAAAAggtattttacaaaaatattattaggCTTAAATTTAGGCATCTGTACCATGAAAAATCTGGGCCTTAAACAATGAAAGCTGGTGCCTAGATATAACATACTAAtccttttaatcttttctgagATCTCACCAGGGGCTTGATCTTGAAAGAGAAGATGCAAGTCCTTTGGTTTCCTTTATCTCTCTGAGACAGGAACAGCTCTCTACAGATACTTCTCCCCATCGACCATACAGAGAGACTAGACAACTCACTCGCACAGACTCAGAATACTTTTCAGTAACTCTTATAAGCACCTATTATTGCATCAACAATTATAAAGCTTATACCTGGAAGAAGTATGACTGGAAAGGCTGATCCTTGTTCTCCTCTTCCACATACAGTCCTCCAACAACGTAGACCTGATTTTGTTTGGTGACTATACTGGAATGATTTCTGGGAATCTGTTCTGCCAGGGCTGCTAAGTAGCATTCGTTTTCAAGAGGATCATAAGCCACTGCAGCAGTGTCATTAACCAGAAGAATTAGGTCTTTGACAAACATGCCGTGCCTGGGCAGGTCATTTAGGTAGCCAGGCAGTAAATCTTCATCTCCTACATCGCCATTCACCTCCCCTTTGGTTGACTTTTCTGTACTTTTGCTAGAGTCAGGCAGTTTTCCAGCAAAAGCATCCTTAAtaatctttacttttttctgaagGTCTGAGTTGCTTTTAATTATATCATCCTTCTCAACatgttctttgaaatatttttctggcatAAGACGAAAACGTATGCAGTCAAAAATTTCCCCCAGGCTCTTTACTCTGTTCTCCTTGTCTGTTCGGACCCATCTCATTACTGCTTCAAATaccagttcttccttctctACGTTTAAGCTGTCAGGTGAAATAACTGAGATAAGTTCATGCGGGGCAAGCTGCATGAAGTCCTCTTCTTTGCAGATCTGCACAAAATGATCTGAGACAAAATCACGGGCAGAAAATGCAAGTCTTGGGCAATCAAGCAGAAGACCTAACCGAAGGATGGCCAGACAGTTACCAACAGCAAGCCTCTTCTGAAGATAGGAGACGCACACAGTGAATACAGAAGGGATCTGAAAGCGACTGgccaaagcaaaaatatcttgCACGTTAGAATCATTAAGATCAATACTTGCTGAATAAAGGTATTTGACAATCATATCCAGGATGTTGGGGTCAACGTTATCTAGAACTacctccctctttttctcttcattttgctcGGACAAGAAATACTCACGAAAATAAGGGCTACATGCCGACAGAATCAATCTGTGGCAAGGCAGGCTTCTGTCACCAGCTTTTAGAGAGCAATCTATAAACTTTTTCTCTTCGAGGAGTTCCTTGAGGCCATCCTGAAGAAGGGTGGATTGGTAAAGTCTGAGCTCTTCAGTGAGTTCCCTTTGGGAATCCATTTTGCAAATActtgggaaaggggagggagcagaaagCTTTAGCTGTTGTCTGCCCAAAGGTCTGTCTGTAAAAAAGGCAGACCAATGTGCTTTGCCCTGCCTGAAGCCTCTGCAACTTAATCTCGCTAGCTAAATATAGGTACATACTCGTACAGGTTGGAATTTAGGATGGatggtttggaaaaaaagttgctCTCGCAGCTGTCAGAGACTGAAAGAAGCAACTGTTGCTTTTAGTCACTATGGTCAGGTTTTGCCATCATTCTCCACATTGAATCAATGAGATTACGTGCAatgtaagaaattatttgacATGAGTAAGGACAGCAGAATCTGACCCTCAGTGAGACAGCTATGAGCAAGAACGTAAATACACGTTACCATATattctgaaatagaaatattattAATCAAGCTGTCAGCTGCAAATAGTGTTCACTTTTTCAGAGTTGCTTAATACATCTCATTGCTGCAGTcataaagatattaaaaaactcCAGAACTTTGCATCAATTATCTATGCTCTATTTTTTTACATACCCATATCACATCTGCAATTTCTTCAGATATTGATAATAAGACTTTGAGATTCATTTTGAGCTTCTTAATATCCACTTGgttgtatttctttgtaaacAAAACCCTACTGTTTAGacataaaatatacattattCAGGTAAAgttctgctttcaaaaacaatttaaaattaagcctCCACCCCCCTTTAATAAAACCATTCTTCATTTCAGGTAATCTGTAGACATTATCAATCCTTTTAAATTTGACTGTACTAGAAAGGGCGTTAACTGCTGTTAAACTAAACTGAAAACAGTACATAGGAAAGGTagaacagagaatgaaaaatatgtaatcCATCCTATTATTTAATGgatgtgtaatttaaaaaacctaaacccCCCTGAATTTAACCTAAAAGCGCCCCAAATCAGGCAAGTAGTTTGAAAAGTGAAtgtaaatttagaaaaattatgCATATAGTGAAGGTTTCACAATTTAGACTGCGaacatttagatttttattaaagGTGGTAATACAGATCcaaaacaaatttgaaattttaagttGTTTAATGTACCCTGATATATTTTGCCCATATAGAGAATGCTTTTTACCCATATGGTAAAATGTTCTTTGAATGTAACGGAAACAGGATCAAAACACAACTATTTGAATGCAAGACCTACAACGAGGTATAGCATTATCAAAGTTTATTGAAATCATGATTCCTTTTCAATATACgcagtatttcattaaaatatataccTTGAAAGATTTTCTACAAACACCACAATTATATTCACACCACAGTTACTTTACTGTAATGGTCAGCTGCTAAAAGAACAGCTGAGAGGAGAGCTCATTTGACTTTTTCCACTTATAGAAAATAGCGCAGAGGTCTTATCTCACTAGAAAACGTAACAGCTGCATCTTCCTTTAAACAATAAATGACTCATTTCTCTCTAACACATAACATCGTAAAGGTCTAATGACTCAGACACAGAAGCTATTTGTGTGTGCACTTTCTTCTAGAtgattccttaaaaaaagggctgtagccaaaaaaaaaaaaaaaaaaaaaagaaaaaccagtaCGAGGCTATCTGGATTACAATGAAGTACCTGGAATGATATGTGCTGAACATTTAACAAAACTATGAGACATGAAAACTAATATTTGGAACAGTATTGCTTTTTGTCAAAGTTGTCAGTAACACAGCACCGCTGCAATGACACAGCCAATATGCCTAGATACAAAATGTTCTGCATATGATGATATTTCCATGTTGCACAACATTAAACAAGTTATGGAAATTTGATTTAGATATAATCATTATGGAAAGTACATCactgtgtataaatacatgaaTACTATAGTTTGATGCTCAATTTAAATGCCACACACTGCCCTATCTCAAACGGTGGTATCCATGTACGTAGGAAGAGGAGGCTTCCTTTTCTGACATACTTCCATGTAAAATGGCAGGCAGTGGCTGGTCCTGGCAGCCAATCACAGGGCAGTATGTAAACACATGGGTCATGAAGTtgtaaaaaaaatgctggctACTTTCCATAAAATGGTGGCTGAAACACCATGGCAGGCCCTGTGTTGTTAGGGCAGGGGGCTTCCTGCTTTGACACCCTCCTGGGGGAAGCAGGATGGGATGGCTAGTCCTGCCAATCACATGCCTGACAACACCTGGGGTATGAGTGCGTCAAAACCTGCAGTCAGCCAATCACAAACTGTATGAAAAGGTGAGGTATGACATTTTACATAATGGCTGCTGAAGTAAAACGGCAGCCACCATGCACGTAGTGGAGAGGGACTTCCAGGTCCTTGTAGCCTGACAGACTGAGAGCAGGGACTTCTCGAGTCCTTACACCATGTGACCAGAGGAAGGGCGGGACTTCTGGGGCTTGTGGAACATGTGACTACCTGCAGGGGGCGGGGCTTCCACCAACAGCTGGGGCCCTGCCCCTTCTTATATTAGATATTGGTTGTCCTCCCACTACTTACAGAAACAATGTAATAAATACAAAGCTTTTACACATACGAGGATTTTGAATAATCTTTCCTTTATGACATATCCTGAGGGTATATTAGCTAATATTTCCCTGCTCTTAGCTTTGGCATGTTCATTTTCTGCTACTCTGGTATTTCTAAATTATCTTCTACACATCTCACAAGCCCAGTGAGAAACGAGAGTCTTTCCTTGCTTAGGAAACAAACGCGTGCCAACCTAAATCAGGTCATTACTTCCCAGAGTCCCTGGAGTGTGAATCCGTCCTTTAGCTTCTCTATTGCAAGTCCTAgttcttctgaaaaaacaggCTCCCGATCATGTTGCTTTTTTGAGCGCATCAGATatgagggaaaataaaataaagcagaaggtactttttaattttattatgcCACTTTAAGAACATGAATTTGATAGTATGAAAAAAGATGTTCTTACCTTGTTTTCATCAGCAAAGTAAgcctgcaaaagaaagaaaagaagaattcgcaacattgggggaaaaaaaaagcctaaaaccAAATCTGCTAATAATTCCTTGCGGTCAATTTTCTTCAATAAACCAGTCTGtatgggttttatttttgttttgtaaacaaGATCAGAGTTTTTTCTatgttgaaataatttacaaaaggGTTCCAACAAGAGTTGGTgattatgttatttttcattaaataccaATCTTTGAATTTTCCATCATAacaaacaaagatttttaaatggtaaaattTTCGTATTACATTTGTTACACTGACAAATGCTTTGTAGGGAATAAAATACTAATATGAAGGCAAACTGACAGCATCTTAGCATTTTGTGCCTCACACGCAGCAGGGTTTATTATTCAATTTCAAAAACTAACTTAAAATGTATaagtaatataaaaattcaGTTAACATCACACTCAATCtaagaaacaaacacagaataacTGAAGAATTAACCAAATTCTAGATCTTCATATTTACCAAAAAGAGCCTGATCTTGCTTCAGCTGCCCCTATGGACTGGTTAGGggcagcaaagaaagcattttcctgCCCAGCTGGGTCTCAAGCTATACAAGACTCTACAGAAGAGCACTGCAGTTGTCAAGTGTCATGGAATATTGGTGTGGAGCCGCTCTTTGGGTCCTGGACGATCTATGTCTCCTATAGCAACCACCTTCTCATCATTTACAGCTTCcagtttttgttttagaatatGCAAAGCACAGTTATTTAATTGGGGTGACAAAGGCATCAACAGAGCAAACAGAATCTACCTTTAAGGAAAAGGTAGGTCTTCAACAAGGTTGAAGACtgaataaaaatgtgcaaaaatggaaagaaaaaaaggcaaaaagtgaggaaaaaagaggtaaGGGAAGAGATAAGAGCGTATCTGCATCAGtaaatgacagcaaaagaaaagaaggtggAAATAAGATTGGTGCTAGCATTGCTGATTTACCAAATTTCAGAgataaattaagaaaacttgTCAATTGTCAATGTGTCAAGGCTAGCACTTGAAAACATGTGCAGTCTACCTGTGCAGGCAATCATGCAGTCAGGTGTTCTTGGGTTGCACAGTAAATTTGGAAATTCCTAGAAAGAAGGTCATCAAGCAACCCaatgcatttaaaagtaaattttcctgaaatactggGAGACAGATACTAATAGTTTTC
The window above is part of the Gymnogyps californianus isolate 813 chromosome 7, ASM1813914v2, whole genome shotgun sequence genome. Proteins encoded here:
- the KLHL41 gene encoding kelch-like protein 41 — its product is MDSQRELTEELRLYQSTLLQDGLKELLEEKKFIDCSLKAGDRSLPCHRLILSACSPYFREYFLSEQNEEKKREVVLDNVDPNILDMIVKYLYSASIDLNDSNVQDIFALASRFQIPSVFTVCVSYLQKRLAVGNCLAILRLGLLLDCPRLAFSARDFVSDHFVQICKEEDFMQLAPHELISVISPDSLNVEKEELVFEAVMRWVRTDKENRVKSLGEIFDCIRFRLMPEKYFKEHVEKDDIIKSNSDLQKKVKIIKDAFAGKLPDSSKSTEKSTKGEVNGDVGDEDLLPGYLNDLPRHGMFVKDLILLVNDTAAVAYDPLENECYLAALAEQIPRNHSSIVTKQNQVYVVGGLYVEEENKDQPFQSYFFQLDSIAGEWVALPPLPSARCLFGLGESDNKIYVIAGKDLRTEESLDSVLCYDPVAMKWGEIKKLPIKVYGHATISNNGLIYCLGGKTDDKKCTNRLFVYNPKKGDWRDLAPMKVARSMFGTAIHKGKIVIAGGVTEEGLTASVEAFDLTTNKWEIMPEFPQERSSVSLVALSGALYAIGGFAMIQLESKEFAPSEVTDIWKYDDEKKEWIGILKEIRYATGASSLATRLNLFKLSKL